gGTGTTGAGGAAATAGGAGAGATGTTGTCTCAGGGTACAAACTTcaactagtagataaatatttcctggagatctaatgcaaagtatagtgaatatagacaacaatatatTATTGCAGTTATCAAACTTCTTAGAGTCTATATCTCAATTACTCCAAACACATATGGAAATGATATTTAGTGGATGTGATAGATGTGTTAtgactacaatggcaatcatattgccATATATAAATGTGTCAGATCAACATGATGTTCACATTGAATTTACACAATggtatatgtcaaatatatttcaataaaaaaagaaaccatacaTGACTGCTCTGTTTTGATTATAAGTGAGGAAATAAATAAGGGAATGAATTAGTAGCCTCCATTCTCCATTCTGCCACCTCCATCCCCCCTAGAATCATCCATCCTCTCACTCTATCTCTATGCCCCCTTCTACATCTTCCTCTGTCCACCTGTGACCTTTAGACATGCAATAAAACTCCACACACTCTCTGACCTCAATCCAACACTTTTGACTTCAGTGTTGAGGTCGTCACCATCATTTGTGCCCTTTTTCACCTCCATCCCCCTGTGACCAGTATTCTAGGGACGTCAGTCTAACCTTCCTCAGCCTTCATCACCACTGCAAAGTCTGTTGGACAAGCCCTCCTTCCTCTTGCCTTCTATATACACCCAATTCCAATATCTCATCCCATGCCCTGGGACTTCTATGTCCCTGATCTCTCATTCACTCCAAGCCTGAACTCATAGGCATCATCAATGCCCCCAGGAACCCAATCCACACTGTGCACCCGTTACATCTAACCCTCAAATTCCTGACACTTTCTACTGGGCTCTTTAGCTCACACATGTCCACTGTCCTTTCCAGCTGTCTCATTGGCCTCTGCCTTTCTTCCCTTCATGCCGATGTCCACAGTTTCCACTAGTGCCATCTTCTTTTCCCACACTCTGCCCAAATTGGACTGTCATCATCCACCAAGATCTGCATACCCCATCTGAATTCACATTCTCCCTAAACCATGCTGCTTAACTTCACCGACCTCTGGCCTTAACTTTTTTTGCCATTAACTTCAAATCCCCACTAAcacttttcttcctttgatcCTATCCTCCCTTTATCTCCCCTGATCCCAATATCTCATCACCTTCTCTTCCTTGCACACTTAGTCCACTTACACTTTCACCCCTAGCATTGCACGGTAATACTTCACCAATATTAAGAACActttgccttttctctttctttttgctctCTTCCCCTGCACTCTCTATGACTCCAAGCCCAAGCCCCTCTGCACCCCCATATTATCCTTATATCTCCTTTGTCCTGTGGCCTCTTCTTACTCCACTCTATCATATACCCACATGCTGTCACTCCCCCAAAGAGTCCAAGTTTCCCAGCATGTGTCTTGACGTAAGGTGACAATGCTCACAGCACATTTGAAGTGCTGTGCATTGTAACAAATATTGCCCTTCTGATTGTTGCAGTGGTATAAAAACACTATAGAGGGTCGCAGGGTCTCCGGTTCAGGCATCCAGAAGTCTGGAGATATACAACTATTCTGCTGTAGAAGATCATGTAACTGAAATACCCACATTCTTGGTGACTGTTATTATATGAAAGAGGGTAATCGTGAATTTATGTGCGTGTATGTATTTATAAGTATTTACACATTTGAGTGTTAGTTTTTATGTGTTCACTGTGTGTATTATTGTTTGTGAGTGTGCAATTAAAATTGTGAGAGCTTGGGAGTGACTGTGTATGTGCATAAGAATGTGAATGTGTTTAACTGTAAGTTTCAATGTGTGAGGaaatgtgcatgcgtgtgtgttttGATTCTGTGTCTAAAtgagtttgtgtgtttgtgtaagaTGAGTTGTCTACCATTACAGCTCTAACAACTGACTTGACAAGTGGGAATGAGCACAGTGAACCTACATCAAAGAGCTGATTTGTGTGTAGGAAAACCTAAAAGTTAATTTCAACttgtataattatatttttgtggAGCCatcaaatatacatttcttaaattaagaaagcaatcatAGTGCCTTACTgaaaattttgcaaaaaaaaaccGTGGAGGTCTGTGTTAACCATTTGATGGTCTTGAATTAAGGAAGTAGCATTGGCTTATCTGATAGTTACAAGAATGGTGGAACCTCCCTGTTAAACCATTTGATTCTGGTGCTTTCATTATGAGAGACTGTTTTAAAATCTTCTCTTATTCTTTTATGAATATTAGTCTGCTTCTGCTTCCTCTCACTAGAGAGGGTCAATATTGGTAAAATAGAGTCCCTAACAGTTTACATATTCATTGTTATTGAGTTGTGCAAATGAGTGCAATGAAATCTAAAGTAAATTATTAGCATCATGTTCTTCAGGTTACTTGTATCTTTTGATAAACCGTTCTCAGATATTTTGACTCATTCCATTTATTTGCTCATAACTTAACTGATGGTACAGCTCAGTTGTGTGAGATTAGGAAAGAACTCACTTTTAGGTAGAACTTCTGGTGAAGTAGAATATCCACTGAGACACACAAACTCACCGCCGGTCAATCCTGTGTCAGACCTAAggatttccttctctcctccatgtGAGCCACTGTCTGTCTCCAGGGTTCATTGAAAAGTAAAAATCTCTCACAAACATTCCAATAGTCTCTTAAGAGATGCTAGCTACAAACTTGTAGTTGTTCTCAGTAATTAGCACCtgggaaaaaaattttgaaaaaatattctcaGCTCTCAAGCCTGTTACTGCCAATGCTGCTACAGGTGAAATGATAATTGCAGTTCTAAGGGGAGGTGAGGTCACAGAATCACGAACTGATATCTCAGGGTCTAGCTACCCTGTCACACATGTACTGACTGCTTTGACCTTCACGTTGAGCACATGATCCAGGTAGCAGGAAAAGGTGGGTGAGTGTTCTCTATATTCATCTGAGGGtctgaatctgtagattcaagACAGATAGATGTATCAGGAGTCTGGGTAAGTGAATAGATTGGACAAAGGGAATCTTCTGTGTATGAACCTGGTCCAGCACCAAAGCCACGTAGGAAGGAGGAATAAATCCTGAGGCATGAGCTGAGATATAAAGAGAGATGTGTTCCTAGATCTTCTGCAATCCAGGATGGCTGCTAATGTAATGTAGTAATCACTGACGGTGATTATTGTGGTTTTAGTCCAAGTAatgtaaaatatgatttttaatgcACTTAAGGACTGTAGTTCTGGAGTCAATCTGCTGTTCAACTTACTTTACAGaatcacagacataattttcaagTGTCTAGAGGTACACCCATGGtacctccatttttctaaaaagaGTAGGATGAACCTACAGTAAACATCTGATCCTGTGCAGAAAGAGTGTGTCTAGTAGCAGTTGCTGGAGTAGAAATGTCTTCTCTAACTCTGGGTGTATGAAGTGCTTAATAGATTTAATAATTGTGTCTCTATTGATTATGCTGAGACTTTTCCCACTGAAAGTTAGAGAAGcagcattttagaaaaatataacttaaTAAGTTCATAAGACATTTTTAGGCTTAAATTTATCTTTTGATATTTCTGCTGCTTTTGACTATTAGAACACtatatattataaaaacaaaaatatatgtcaTTTATACAATACACAAGTTTTTTGTTAGCATTGCATCGTTGCATGTTACATGTGTAtcttgtattttaatattttcctcaaaTCTTGCATTACTGTTAATAATTTAATTTCACTTAGGACTTAAATGGGCATGTATGTGATCTGAAAGTAGTAACAATTTCTTCCTACCATACACTGTTCATCAGGCATCAGTGTTTCTGTCTCATACATCCTGTGACTCAAACTACTGTACTTTTGTTCCTGAGAGAACAGCAAatatatctatttcattttgttgaaATGATGTTGAGGCATTCTTTTGTTCATTACACTGAACTTGTACTGGGACAAGATCCTGCATTGTTAAACTGCAAAATGGTATCCACATTTTATTAAGATCTTTAAAGCTTTAGTCAAAGTTTACATTTGCCTATAAAATAAGTCTTCATGAGTAAGTGGCAACTCATCATTACCAGATTTTAAATAATATCTAAATTGAAATGACAAGGTGCACAAACAAAACTGAATTTATATCTGGTTTATTTGAAGAACACGACTAATGCGTATTTTAGTATATTATGGATTAAATGCACCATCTTTGTTACCAGTTAAAATCCTCACTGTGCTCCTGACCAGTGTGTGAATTTAGAGGAAACATTTTACCACTCTGTGCTATGTTGTCTTCACCTTGGTAAGGAATGCCATAGTGATTGCCTCATGAATTTGTGATTAATAAGGAAATTACTGCATCTGTGGCCTTCATGGCAGAAATTCATACATTGTAATTGTTCTTTAATGGTTATACTTTGAATTCTTGGAAGTCTCTAAAGGACAGAAAAACTTTAAGTAGTATTTCAACTTGGGAACTGTTGGTAAGTGGAAAATATTGGATTTCTGTTGACATGATACATGTGGTCCACGCCTCCTCTTCCCCTGCAGGATCCTCTAGCTCAGAAGACAAATATCAGTCGTGGAGAACTGACAGGATGGCCCCCAGGGATTTGGCAATAGGAATGATCTTCTTATTACAGACTACCTTCGGAATCCTAgggaatttctctcttctttaccattatctcttcctttatttcacCGGGTGTAGGCTAAGGTCCACAGACTTGATTATCAAGAGCCTGATTGTAGCCAACTTATTGGTCCTGTTCTCTAGTGGAATCCACTATACAATGTCATCTTTTGGGTGGTATAATGTCCGTAACGATTTTGCATGCAGATTTTTCCCCTATGTTCGTGCAGTGGGCAGGGGTGTGTCCATTGGTAACACCTGTCTCTTGAGTGTAGTCCAGGCCATGATGATAAGCCCCAGGAACTCCAGGTGGGCAGAGCTTAAAGTGAAAGCTCTCAAGTGCATTGTCCCTTCAATTTTCCTGTGCTGGATCCTGCAAATGCTGGTGAATGTCATTTATCCTATGTATATGAGTAGCAATGGGAGCCACAAAAACATCACAAACAGAAAAAGTTTTGGACGCTGTTCTGCCATTCGTCATGACAAAACCAGAGACTCATTAAATGCAGTGTTGCTGTCATTGCCTGATGTTTTCTGTTTGGGGCTCATGCTCTTGGCCAGTGGCCGCATAGTTTTCATCCTGTACAGGCACAGGCAGAGGCTCCAACATATTCTTAGTACCAACGTCTCCCCCAGATCCTCCCCTGAGTCCAGGGCTACCAAAACCATCCTTCTCCTGGTGAGCACCTTTGTCTTTTTTAACACCCTTTCCTCCATTCTTCAGGCAGTTGTGGCTCTTTTTAATAAACCCACCTGGTTACTCTTGAATGTCAATTCAGTAATCGTTCTGTCTTTCCCAAGTCTCAGTCCCTTTATGATCATGGGCCATGACTCTAGTGCATCCGGGCTGTGCTTTGCCTGGATAAGAAATACAAAATCCTCTAATCTCATGAGAAAGATGTTAACTGTATCTAGTTGTACAGTGTTCATTCGGTAACTCACTCATCCTCCTCAGAGTCCTAAGTACAATTATGTCTGGCTGACCAGAGAATGTTCACAGGACACGCTGACTATCCTCTTCCaaataaataatagtttataatagTGATTGTGATGTAATATTATATATTCCTTATGTTTGTGAATTTATTGCTGCATGTTGTTAGTGATCATTCATCAGCATTGCTGTACTGTTCCTGTTATGTGAATGTAAAACAGCTAAATTAATCATTCCATTGTTTATAGGCATATGGGTGGTTTTCAGTTTGAGACTATTAGGAATAGAGctggtatgtatatataggacATGTTTTGATGACACTCATACTAATTTCTGTTGACTGTATATGTAATAGTGAAATTGTCGGGAGATGGGTTTGCATCTGCTTAGATTTAGGAGATAGTGCCTAAGAGATTTGGGACATTTTTGTACCATTTTCCACACCCACCAGCAGTTTTGGAGATTTTTACTTTGTCCACATCCTTAACaagacttttattatttttttcatttttattttaggcttctagttggtgtatgatGGTATCAAGCAGTGAATTCCATTGCATATTCTTGGTTATTATGgaagttgaacatattttcacttATGTATTGGCCAGTGGGCAAACTATTTTTGAAGTAGGTGTTAGTTTATTTCATAGattgttttctattgtgttttctttttctgattgatTAGTAGTGGTTCTCAATATCAGCCGgatgtgtttcctttcttgattctctctctctcatgctctCTCTGTCTCggtctttctgtgtgtgtgggtgtctTGAACAGAAAGTCTTAATTTTAGTGTAACTTGACATTTCCTCCTTTGTaggtaatctttatttttctgtttaagaaatattttctattctaagACTGCAGAgatgttctctttgttttttaattttagaaacttTATAGAGCTTTGTTGTATGTGTAGAttgcaaattatatttttttctaagctaAAAAATTTCAATTCATTCAGAATATGTGAtatcattctttcttttcattgctctcACCTCTCATTGCTACCTAGGTTAACATCACCTCTCCCTTGGATCTGTCTTTCCCATGAAGTCTCCTGGTAAATCTGTGtctcttcctgcctccttcaGTCATTAACAACACCATAGCACCACACAACCAAGGTCAGTCTTGGTATCAAAAATCTTCAATGGATCTTTTTACTCAATCAGCTATTAtcaaattttaaagagaaaggtGAATCCTATTGGGAGACGATTTTCCATGAGCATTTCAGTTGTTTTTCACATCTGGTATCAGCTTCTATTCTAACTTTCAAGGATTTTTGTATAACAGCCTTGGAAGATGGCAATACTGTTTGTATTGGGGTCAAGGGCAGATTAATTATCTAAGCAATATAATGAAGATAATGCCATCCTCAGAAGCAAACACTGGGCAGATGTACTTATAACCCACGAGAAAAGATTGAGGTTTGTTAAGCTTAGTGTTCTGCAGATGTGACACAAACCTACTACGTGTGCAACTTCCTCTAGGACCTCTTTGCATGGCCTGCTGTGAGCTTGTGGGAGCAATAGGAACAGATGTGAACACAAAGTTTTTGATGCCCATTGGGCAATTAATGACAAGATCTTGTCTCAGTCCCAGGAGTCTCATGACTTGTGCCAGCATTCATGGAACTGGCAGGCTAACTTGTTGGCAGTCTTGACAGTGAGGATGGGATAGTGAGTGCACCATACAACCAATAACCATTGTGCATTGTCACAGTATCAAAGGAAGCTAACTTGATGAGGTAGTTGGGGTCTGTCTCAGTCTGTTTGGGCAGTTATAACAAAATTCCACAAagtgggtggcttataaacaacaatttgtatctcccagttctggaggctggaaggctgGGATCaaagtgccagcatggtcaggtgagggccctcttctgggttgcaacCTTCTTTTTGTATCTTCACAAGTCAGAAGGATGCAAGGGAAATCTCTCAGGCCTCTTTTaaagggcaccaatcccatttTTGAGGTCTCCATcctcgtgacctaatcacctcccaaagactccACTTCCTAGTACCTCATCTTGGGTAAtaaatttcaacatataaattttgagggAACTTGACTACACAATAGCaggatgctttaaaaaaattcaatatctTCTTGTTGTTTTAACCTCAGAATGTATTGGGAATTGTTCTGTTATATGCCTGTGATTTCCATCACATAAGTGCCAAAGGGGCTTCACCCAATCAGGGGGAGCTGCAGGTAGATAAGTGTTAGTGGGACAAATTACCCTTTCACTTGTCCCCAGACATTGGGTAAGGACTAAGATCCAGTGCTACTAACTTGTGATATAAACTTTTCTTATGTAAATGATATTCTCTTTGCTGGCAAGTTAGAGGATTCAGTCTCAATAACCCAAGTTAGAACATATTATCGTCTCTCTGTCGGTATAGGTGGCTGAGAAAACCTTACCAAAATTCAGAGTCCCATTTTCCAAGGAAATTTTATTGGGAGTCTATGGGCAGACTTACAGTCCTCAACCCTTCCAGCAGGGAAGGAAAAGCTGTTGACTCTTTGGCTCCTCATCTTCTAAAAGTAGGCCCAGCCGTTACTGGATTCCTGCCATATGGGAGATGGCACGAGTCTCAGTGAGTGATGATTTTGTCATTTAGAGACTCTGGCAAAGGCAGGCACCTCCATCTAGAAGCCCCCCTTGATGTATTAACTCAGGGCCACCCTGACACAATTAATAGGCATTCTCTTTAGATAGCAGTAATTAGCCTCCTAGTGAGCTGTCTTCCAACTGAAGCCTGAGTCTCAGAAAACTTGTGACTCTTCGGCttgttaaataacagaaattcaaCCAAGGGATTATAATCATCATGTTGActttattcaaagattcaagaatCTGGGAGGATCCCACCTAGCAAATAAAATGAGCTCCAAATggctacagaaaaggaaaaatttttaaaggcggagaaggtgtggagaaaagggaattatTTCTAAGAATGCATTGCTTTGGGTAAGGTCACCCTTTTCAGGGGAATGGAAGGGGTCTGTGGGTCAGATTACTTCACTAGTGTTGACCAGATAATTCCAGTTTGACTGGTCAAAGTTTACATTCCAAGGGAGGGTAAACCTGCAATGaggttaggtattaagtctcATTTGCTGATGTGGAGCTTAGCACAAGTTACTCCCTTTTGGGGCTGTTCTCTCCTTTTTAACAATTTGTCACTTTTGTTTAGACTCTTAGATTAACTGAGAGATGCAATCAAAATAAAAGGTATAAGTGCCACTCACAGCTTTTGTTGATTCTTTGTGTGGTATCCAC
This genomic window from Diceros bicornis minor isolate mBicDic1 chromosome 34, mDicBic1.mat.cur, whole genome shotgun sequence contains:
- the LOC131397678 gene encoding vomeronasal type-1 receptor 4-like — protein: MIHVVHASSSPAGSSSSEDKYQSWRTDRMAPRDLAIGMIFLLQTTFGILGNFSLLYHYLFLYFTGCRLRSTDLIIKSLIVANLLVLFSSGIHYTMSSFGWYNVRNDFACRFFPYVRAVGRGVSIGNTCLLSVVQAMMISPRNSRWAELKVKALKCIVPSIFLCWILQMLVNVIYPMYMSSNGSHKNITNRKSFGRCSAIRHDKTRDSLNAVLLSLPDVFCLGLMLLASGRIVFILYRHRQRLQHILSTNVSPRSSPESRATKTILLLVSTFVFFNTLSSILQAVVALFNKPTWLLLNVNSVIVLSFPSLSPFMIMGHDSSASGLCFAWIRNTKSSNLMRKMLTVSSCTVFIR